From the genome of Pseudomonas bubulae:
CAAGCCCTGTACCGCAGGCCTGCTGCAAGTCATAGGCCGGAGTTTGCGGCGACAGCCGCGAGCCCAGCACACATTCGCGGGTCAGGCTGAAATCCCGCGAATCCTTGAGCACCGCCCCGGCCACTACTTCGCCCATGCGCAACCCGTGAAGGTTGTATCGCTCGATCAGCCCTTCCAGCGCCGCCGTCAGCATGTCCTGATTACTGGCAGTCGCATAAGGCCCGTTGGCGCGAGAAAACGGGATTCGATTACCACCAATAATTGCTACACGACGCAGACTCATACGATTCACCCTATTCTCTTAAATCCATTAATCGTTACCAGCGTAGGCCTTATTGCCGATAACGAACGACCACGGTCTGTTTGTGGTCAACCCTTTGAACCCCACCTGTCGGAGAGTGTTCCATGTCAGACCGTTATATCGACTTCGTCAACTCATCCCTCGGCCAGCGGCTGGTCGGCGCGTTGGGGCTGCCGTCACCGGGACGACTGGAGCGCTGGCAGGCCGGGCGCCTGCGCCCCGTCGAAGGCCCTCTGCTGATTGGCGGCGGTGCGCTTGCCGCACAGGTGGCCCGCTTTGGCGGCAAACTCACCGATGCGGTGTTCAGCTATGGCCCTGAACCCTTGCATGCCACACCGTGGATTCCAGGCCAGGGACCAAAGCTCAAGGCCGTGGTGTTTGACGCCAGCGAGCTGTTGCACACCGGGCAGCTCAAGCAACTGCGCGAATTTTTCCAGCCGCTGCTGCGCAATCTCGAGCACTGTACCCATATGGTGATCCTGGGCCGTGCCCCTGAAACATTAAGCGACCCTTTTGCCGCCAGCGTGCAACGTGCGCTCGAAGGTTTCAGTCGCTCGTTGGCCAAGGAATTGCGTAACGGCAGTACCTTGCAACTGCTGTATATCGGCGAGGGGGCCGAAGATCAGCTTGAAGGCGCACTGCGCTTTTTTCTCTCGCCAAAAAGTGCCTTTATCAGCGGCCAGGTGCTGCGCCTCAAGGCCTGCGCCAACCAGGTGCAGGACTGGACCCGCCCCCTGGCCGGGCGCAAGGCACTGGTTACCGGTGCGGCCCGTGGCATTGGCGCCGCGATTGCCGAAACCCTGGCCCGGGATGGCGCCGAACTGATCCTGCTCGACGTGCCGGCCGCCAAGAGCGATCTCGATGCGCTGGCCGCGCGCTTGGGCGGGCACAGCATCGCGCTCGACATCTGTGCCGCCGATGCCGCAGAACAACTGACCGGGCAACTGGCCGATGGTATCGATATCCTGGTGCACAACGCCGGTATCACCCGTGATAAAACCCTGGCCAATATGACCCCGGAATTCTGGGACTCGGTACTCGCCGTTAACCTCAACGCCCCGCAAGTGCTGACCAAGGCCCTGCTTGATAGCGGCACCCTGCGCGATAACGGCCGGGTAATCCTGCTCGCATCCATCAGCGGTATCGCCGGCAATCGCGGCCAGACCAACTACGCCGCCAGCAAGGCCGGGCTGATCGGCCTTGCTCAGGCCTGGGCAGCGTCGCTGGGCGAGCGTGGCATCAGTATCAATGCCGTGGCCCCGGGTTTTATCGAAACCCAAATGACCGCGCATATTCCCTTTGCCCTGCGCGAAGCGGGACGACGCATGAGTTCGCTGGGCCAGGGTGGCCAACCCCAGGACGTCGCCGAGGCTGTGGCCTGGCTCGGCCAGCCGGGTTCGGGCGCGCTCAGCGGCCAGGCACTGCGGGTGTGTGGCCAAAGTATTCTGGGAGCATAAGCCATGACCGTGAAATGGCTCGACCTCAGCGGCCCACCGCACTTGCCCGCGCTGTACGCCCATGCCGCGGCCCGGCGCAAGATCACCTCCAGCCCCTTGCCGGAGCAAGGTCTGCGCTGCTGGGTCGAGGTGGAGCCCAAGGCCCTGGCGGCGTTTCGCGATGTTTGCGACCTGGTGCCAAGCCCATTGCTGCCGCCCACTTATCCACACATCCTGGCCTTCGGTCTGCAAATGCAGTTGCTGACTGCCAAGGACTTCCCCTTCCCGCTGCTGGGGCTGATTCATCTGACCAATCGGATCCGTCTGCTGCGCCCGATGGGCAGCGTGACGCAGCTGCGCATCGGGGTATATGTACACAACCTGCAAAAACACCCCAAGGGCGCGACCTTCGAGGTGGTCACCCAGGTTGACGATCTGCTGGGGCCAATATGGGAGGCCGAAAGCACCCTGCTGTGCAAAGGCGTGGAACTGCCGGGCGACCTGCCCCAAATCAACGATCCTGCGCCGGTGGCCCTGAGCGAACTGACCCGCTGGTATGCCCCCGCCGATATTGGCCGGCGTTATGCCAAAGTCTCGGGCGACTACAACCCCATCCACCTCAGTGCCGCCAGCGCCAAGCTGTTTGGCCTGCCCAGTGCAATTGCCCACGGCCTGTGGATAAAAGCCCGAACGCTGGCGGCACTCAATTCGCAGCTGCCGGCGGCCAATGTTGAGGTTTTTGTTGCCTTCAAAAAACCGGTGCGCTTGCCCGGCGAAGTGATTTTGCTCAGCAGTGAGGCGGGTTCCAGTGGCGACTTCCAGCTCAATGGCCATGACGGCCTGGTGCACTTGATCGGCAACTGGCGACCGGTTAGCTGACCACCCCCTGTGGGAGCGGGCTTGCTCGCGATGGCATCCGCGCGTTTTACCTGTTAAACCGCGGCGCCTGCATCGCGAGCAAGCCCGCTCCCACAGAGGATGGCATGCGAGCCGAAAATCCCGCAGGGCTGCCCGTGCCTTTCACTTGCACCAATCCCCGTTCGGTCGCAAGCTTTGCGCCTTCTGGAGAGCACGCCCGCAATGAACCTCGACGAAATAACCCGACGCATGCATCGCATCCGCGATAACAACGACTGGAAGCAGTTCCACAGCCCGAAAAACCTGGCCATGGCCGCCAGTGTCGAAATGGCCGAGCTGGTGGAGATCTTTCAGTGGCTGAGCGAAGACCAGTCACGCCAGCTCCCTGCCGACAAGCTCACCCACGCCGGCCAGGAAGTGGGCGATATCGTGCTGTACCTGGTATTGCTTTGTGCCGAACTGGGCCTGGACATGAATGAAGTGGTACGCAATAAACTGGCCGACAATGAAAGGCGTTTCAACAAATGAGTGACCGTCACTTCGATCAACTGGCCACCCGCTTCGCCGAGAAAATCTACGGTGGCGCCAAGGGTGCGATTCGTCTGACCGTGCTCCAGGCCGACCTGCAGGAAGCCCTGCCCAAACGCCCGTTGCGGGTGCTGGATATCGGCGCCGGGCTGGGCCATATGTCCTTGTGGCTGGCCCAGCAAGGTCACGATGTGACCCTGGCCGAACCGGCCGCGCCGATGCTGGAAGGCGCCCGCCAGCGTTTTGCCGAAGCTGGCCAGACTGGCACCTTTATTCAGGCGCCGTGGCAGGAGCTGCTGGGCCAACTGACTCAACCGTACGATCTGGTGTTGTGCCACGCCGTGCTGGAGTGGCTGGCCGAGCCCCACGCGATCCTGCCGGTGCTGCATCAATTGACCGCCAAAGATGGCTGGTTGTCGCTGGCGTTTTACAACCGCGACGCGCTGATCTATCGCAACTTGCTCAAGGGGCACTTTCGCAAGATGCGCAAGAACGACATGGCCGGCGAAAAACAGAGCCTCACCCCGCAGCAGCCACTCGACCCAAGGGAGCTGGCCACAGCACTCGAAGGGCTGTGGCAGGTCGAAACCCAAAGCGGCGTGCGGGTGTTTCACGATTACATGCCAGTGGAGTTCCAGGCCCGCGCCGAGCTTGAAGCCCTGGTTGAAATGGAGTTGGCCCACCGTCGCCACCCTGCGTTTGCCGGGCTGGGACGTTATCTTCATTGGGTGTGTCGCCCGGTTTAAATCGCCCTGCGGGGGAGAGCATGATGTATCGCCGCGTTGCCTTGATCGTTTTGAGCCTGGGGCTGGGCGCTTGCCAAAGCCCCAACCCGTACACCGCCACCTCAATGCCCATGCCTCCGGCTCCGGCACAGGCAGCCAATACCCTGGACTTGAGTGCCTACCCGGCCCCGCCACGGGATTACGGGCGCTACCAGAGCTGGGCCTGGCTCAATGGTCGGCTGCCGGTTGGCACGGCATGGGCCGACTCGGCGCAAATCGCCGAAGCGGTTAACAATGCCCTGGACCAGCGCGGCTTGCGCCCGGCACAACCCAACCGTCCGGCGGATCTTTGGGTCAGTGCTGATTTGCACACCGAAAAACGCTTGCGCCAGGTACAGGACGACTATGGTTACGGGGCCGGCTACGGCAGCGGTTACGGCCGCTACGGCAGCCAATACGGCATGTACAACTCCGTCCCCGTCATACGTACCTATGAGGTTGAGGTCATGGTGGTTCGACTCAACCTGTATGACGGTAAAACCGGCCAGCCGGTGTGGAGTTCCAGTGCAGAAACCAGCAGTAAAGGCAGCCTGAGCGAACGCAGTGACGCCCTGCGCGAATCACTGAACAAGGCAGTACAGGCTTACCCTCCCCATTGAGTCTCAATAGTGAAGTGGAGAAATCATCATGCTTCGTCGCATTGCATTACTGGGCCTGGCCCTGCTGCTCAGTGCCTGCGAAACCATGCAGGTCAGCCATGATTACAACCCTGCTGTCGATTTCGCCCAGTTCCGTACCTGGGCCTGGAAAGACCCTGCCGTGCAATACCAACCCAACAACCCGATGCTTAGAAGCGACCTGACCGAGCAGCGCATTGTCCAGGCCGTCAGCAGCCAGCTGGACCAGCGCGGCCTGCGCCCGGTAGCGGCAGGCAGCAAGCCGGACTTGCTGGTGCAAACTTGGCTGATCGTGGCCAACCGCCAGGAGCAAGTGGTGACCAACTACGGCTACGGTGGCCCTTGGGGTGGGCCGTGGGGGGGTTACTGGGGCGGCCCGTGGGAAGGTTACTGGGGCGCACCGATGTATAACGAAACCCGCAACGTGGTCTACCAGGTTGGTACGCTGCAGATCGACCTGATCGATGCCAAAGACGGCAAGCTGGTGTGGCGAGGCAGTGCAGAGAAAGTCGTCGACAGCAGCCCGACCCCGGCTGAACGCAGCGCTACAATCCAGCAAGCAGTCACCAAGATCCTGAGTACGTATCCGCCCAAGTAAGTTACGCAGCATTAACTTGCTCACGATGTATATAAGTAAGTTGGTATTAATACTTTCGTGAGCAAGTTGGTTTTTACACTGTTTTTCTGACCACTTGTCGTTGTCTTTTGATTAACCGTTCACATCGCGCTTATAAAACTGGCAACTGGCCAGCGCACCGATCACTTCTTGTCTACACTCGCTGAAACTTTGGAGAGTTAGCGCTGGGCACTGTTCCAGCATCAGGAGTGCTCGATGTCTCCCCAACTACGCGGTATGGGTTTTTATGGTCCCCGGCAGCAGCATGGCGCAATCGGCCTGATGGCTGCCGTGACGCTGGGCATGGTGCTGCTGTTTATGCTGCTGGTGGTCGACAGCGGGCGCCTTTACCTGGAGCAGCGCAAGTTGCAGCGCGTGGCGGATATGGCGGTGCTGGAGGCGGTGAGTCGGGGCGGTAACTGTGCTGGCGCCAGTACTGCTGCCGGTTTCGCCAACCAGAGTGCCACTCGCAACAGCTTCACCCCCGGCAGCGTGCAAAAAGTAAACACCACTTGCGGCACCCTGAGCACCAACAGTAGCCAGTTGCGGGTATTCACTGCCGACGCAACCAAATCCGATGCCATTCGCGTAATCGCCACCACCACTGTGCCGACCAGCGTGGCCGGAGGCTTGTGGAGTATGTTTTCCAAAAACGGGTTTAATCTGAATACCAATTTGACGGCGAGTGCGGTGGGGAGTGTCGGAGGGGGGCCGTTGGCTCAAATCAGTATCAGAAGTACTCTTGTGACGATTTCATCACAGAGCGAAGCATCAGCACTTAACGCTCTATTTTCCAAGCTGCTTGGCTCCGATGTAGTACTCAGTATTGCGGGATGGAACGGGCTAATCAATGGCGATATTAACTTGCTCAAGTTCATGGACCAACTTGCGCTAGACCTTCACATCTCAGCGGGCAACTACGACCAACTATTATCAACCAGTACAAACCTCACTCAATTTCTCACCACAGCTATTACGGTGGCTAACAACAATGGCGCAACCGCAGACATCAAAACAGCACTGGGAAATTTGAAAGTACCTGGTATTAACTCCACCCCACTCAAACTCGGCGACATTCTTAAACTTCAGAGCGGCACTCCGAGTTCCGGGCTGGATGCAAACCTGCAACTCATCCAGTTTCTGGAAGCCTCTATCCAGGCCGCCAATAAAAATAGCGGACTTGCGATCACGCTTCCCGTCAGCCTGCTGGGCATCGCCAACGTCACTACCCAGGCTAAAATCATCGAACCCCAACAGTTTTCTGCAATGGGTGATCCTCGACTAGCCAAAACGGATCCGCTTGGCGCAAATCGTATTTATGTGCGCACGGCCCAAGTAAGAACATTGATCTCTGTCCATATTAATGGACTTCCGGGTGCAGCGGGAATAGTCAATGCCCTTAGCGGGCTAATCGGTAGCCTCAGCTCGGTTTTAAGTGGTGTGCTTTCACTAAACCTCGTGACAACCCTTGATTCGACACTTTGTTTGCTGGGAAAAAAATGTAAACAGATCGACCCTCAACTCGTCGCGTCCCCACACATCGACATCAGTATTGATGCCGGCGGGGCAACAGCCTATGTCACAGACTTCACTTGCCCCAGTGGAAGTAACCAAACCAAAAGCCTGACGCTTCGTACAGAGTCTTCGCTGGCGGATATCCGAATAGGCCTCATCGATGCGACAGCTGCCTTTTCAAGCTCTACCCCGCCCGCTTATACCCCTGCCCCACTGGTAGATATTGGCATTCAAACCTGCCAGAAACTTTTAGGCATCGGTAGTTGCGTTGACCGCGTTGCATTTGCCGGGGGCGGACTTGGCATTGCAACCAGTACATCGGTAGTTGGATCCACAGGCAACATGATATATTCAAGTAGCGCTCCACTTTTCGCGGTACCTGCTAACATAAAAGACGCTTCCAGCCTGCAAGCCATGCCAAGCAATCCAAACATTGTAAGTTCATTGGCAAACACCTTGGCCGGTGTAAAAATACAAGCTTACACGCCGACTCAAAGCAACCCTCTTGGAAACTTGATTGTCGGTGCTGAATCGCTCATCACCGGCGTAACGAATATCTTGACCCCCCTTATCCTGAATGTATTGAACCCGCTGTTAACCCCTATACTTAATAACGTCCTTAAATTGCTTGGGGTTAGCCTGGTAGACGTTCAAGTCGGCGCCAACCTCTCCTGCAACCAGGGTGGCCGCGCCCAGCTGGTGCTTTGACCTAAATGGAGTGCAATACCTTGTGGGAGCGGGCTTGCTCGCGATTCAGGCACCTCGGTACATCTGATATACCGAGGTGATGCAATCGCGAGCAAGCCCGCTCCCACATGAAGGGTGGAACGCTGAATTCAGGCTGCTACCAGGGGCAGCTCCACACAAAACCGCGCCCCATGCTCGGTATTGCTGACACTCAGCCGCCCGCCCATATTGTCGATAATGCCGTAACTCACGGACAACCCCAGGCCGGTGCCCAGGCCAATGGGCTTGGTGGTGAAGAACGGTTCGAAGATCCGCTCCAGCAACCGCGGGTCGATGCCACCCGCATTGTCATCCACCCACAAGCGCACACTTTGCGCATCGGACTCAACACTCAGGGCTATCCAGGGCTCAAAGTCGCGGTCAGTTTCACGCTTGCTCATCAGCGCATCACGGGCATTGACCATCAGATTGATCAACACTTGCTCCAACTGATCCACATGGCCGCGCACCTGCACAGCGCAAGCCTGGCCCTCACTGCGCAATTGCACACCCTTGCCCCTCAAGCCCTCACCCAGCAAGGCTACAGAGCCTTCCATGGCCTGCGCCGGGTTGAACACTTGCTGTTCGATTTCGGAACGACGGCCAAACACCCGCAAGTGGTCTACCACCCGCGCCGCACGCTGGATCTGACCGTCAATACGGGTGAGTTTGTCTTGCAAATAATCGATCTGCGCATCGCCATTACCCAGGCGTTTGAGCACGTTGACCACGGCCATGCGCATCACGTTCAGCGGCTGGTTGATTTCGTGCGCCAGCCCCGTGGCCATTTCGCCCAGGGTGGCCATTTTCGCGCTGTGGGTCAGTTGCTGTTGCGAGCGACGCACTTCGGTGTTGTCGCGGCCCACGGCCTGCACTTCAAGCAAGTTGCCCTGCTCGTCGAAAATGCCCCGGTCCGACCACACCCACCAGGCATATTCACGCCCCGGCAGTTGCAGGCTGATTTCCGCCGTGCTGACCGGTGCCTGCGGAGTCAAGCCGGCAATACGCTGCACAAAGGCCTCGCGCTGCTCAGTGGATAGCCAACTGCTCAGGTTGATGCCCGGCAGTTGCGCAGTGGTGCATTCCAGGTAGCTGGCCAGCGGCTGATTGCCGAAGGTCAGGGTCAGGTCGGGCAGGTAACGGCAGATCATCGCCGGTGAGTCCTCAACCAGTATCCGGTAACGCTCCTCGCTGTTTTTGACCCGCTCGGCCGCTTCGGTAGCCTCGGTGATATCCAGCCACAAGCCGACCACTTCTACCGGCAAACCAAGGTCGTTACGCAAAAGCTTGGCCTCATCCAGCAACCAATGATAATCGCCGCGCCGATCGCGCAGGCGATAACGGTTGCGGGCGCTGCCTTCGCGCAGCAACTGCCGGGTACGGCCAAAAAACTGTTCGAGGTCATCGGGATGGACCCACTCGATCAAGGTTTCACTGGTACATTCCTCCAGCGTCCAGCCCAGTAAAGGCTTGAGGCTGTCACTGAAAAATGCCGGTACCAGCGCGCCTTCAACATAACGCTGTACATAAATCACCGCCGGGGAACTGGCGATCAGGTTGTCCAGCCGCGCATGGGCGGCGGCGACTTGTTGCTGCTGGTTTTTGATATCGCTGACATCCAGCATAAAACCTACGATGCGCCGCCGGGTGCCGCTGCCCAGCACCTGGCCCTGAATCCGGTACCAGCGGGCAGGCTCTGTGGCCTGAGGCTCATGTACCCGGGCAAACAGTAATAATTCTTTGCCATGTTCCAGCAGTTCATTGAAGCGACCGCTAAGTTCATCCCGGTCAGCTGGGTGAAACAACGCCAGCCATGCCTGGCGGGTCATGGCCTGCGGCTCGGCCACAGCGTCCAGGTTGATGGCCAGTTGTGGAGCCAGTTCCAGCAGTTCGCTGGTGCTCGACCATTCCCACCAGCCGGTGCCCAGCAGGCCTTGCAGGGCTTCCATGCGCTCGCTTTGCTGCAGATGCTGCTGCTCACGTAAACGGTCCAGCAGTGGTGCGGCCAGGGCAGCGCACACCTGCATCCAGTCGCTTTCACTCATTTGCGGGCCGTGCAGGGACGCCGGGTAAAACCCCAGCATCAACCAGGCACACAAGCCTTGCTGATCGCTGTAAGGCACCAGCACACCATCGGCATTGCCAAACAAATCGTTTAATCGCGGGTTACCGTCGCGCTCGACACGCTGGGGTGACGTTCCGCCAAGCGGATCGAGCAGGCTGCCAAGGTTTTGTTCGGGCAGCCACAGTTGCGGCGCATCAAAGGCGTGATACGTGCTGTGCATATACCAGGAAGCCTGTG
Proteins encoded in this window:
- a CDS encoding 3-oxoacyl-ACP reductase; the encoded protein is MSDRYIDFVNSSLGQRLVGALGLPSPGRLERWQAGRLRPVEGPLLIGGGALAAQVARFGGKLTDAVFSYGPEPLHATPWIPGQGPKLKAVVFDASELLHTGQLKQLREFFQPLLRNLEHCTHMVILGRAPETLSDPFAASVQRALEGFSRSLAKELRNGSTLQLLYIGEGAEDQLEGALRFFLSPKSAFISGQVLRLKACANQVQDWTRPLAGRKALVTGAARGIGAAIAETLARDGAELILLDVPAAKSDLDALAARLGGHSIALDICAADAAEQLTGQLADGIDILVHNAGITRDKTLANMTPEFWDSVLAVNLNAPQVLTKALLDSGTLRDNGRVILLASISGIAGNRGQTNYAASKAGLIGLAQAWAASLGERGISINAVAPGFIETQMTAHIPFALREAGRRMSSLGQGGQPQDVAEAVAWLGQPGSGALSGQALRVCGQSILGA
- a CDS encoding MaoC/PaaZ C-terminal domain-containing protein encodes the protein MTVKWLDLSGPPHLPALYAHAAARRKITSSPLPEQGLRCWVEVEPKALAAFRDVCDLVPSPLLPPTYPHILAFGLQMQLLTAKDFPFPLLGLIHLTNRIRLLRPMGSVTQLRIGVYVHNLQKHPKGATFEVVTQVDDLLGPIWEAESTLLCKGVELPGDLPQINDPAPVALSELTRWYAPADIGRRYAKVSGDYNPIHLSAASAKLFGLPSAIAHGLWIKARTLAALNSQLPAANVEVFVAFKKPVRLPGEVILLSSEAGSSGDFQLNGHDGLVHLIGNWRPVS
- a CDS encoding nucleotide pyrophosphohydrolase, whose translation is MNLDEITRRMHRIRDNNDWKQFHSPKNLAMAASVEMAELVEIFQWLSEDQSRQLPADKLTHAGQEVGDIVLYLVLLCAELGLDMNEVVRNKLADNERRFNK
- a CDS encoding methyltransferase domain-containing protein, yielding MSDRHFDQLATRFAEKIYGGAKGAIRLTVLQADLQEALPKRPLRVLDIGAGLGHMSLWLAQQGHDVTLAEPAAPMLEGARQRFAEAGQTGTFIQAPWQELLGQLTQPYDLVLCHAVLEWLAEPHAILPVLHQLTAKDGWLSLAFYNRDALIYRNLLKGHFRKMRKNDMAGEKQSLTPQQPLDPRELATALEGLWQVETQSGVRVFHDYMPVEFQARAELEALVEMELAHRRHPAFAGLGRYLHWVCRPV
- a CDS encoding DUF4136 domain-containing protein yields the protein MYRRVALIVLSLGLGACQSPNPYTATSMPMPPAPAQAANTLDLSAYPAPPRDYGRYQSWAWLNGRLPVGTAWADSAQIAEAVNNALDQRGLRPAQPNRPADLWVSADLHTEKRLRQVQDDYGYGAGYGSGYGRYGSQYGMYNSVPVIRTYEVEVMVVRLNLYDGKTGQPVWSSSAETSSKGSLSERSDALRESLNKAVQAYPPH
- a CDS encoding DUF4136 domain-containing protein, with protein sequence MLRRIALLGLALLLSACETMQVSHDYNPAVDFAQFRTWAWKDPAVQYQPNNPMLRSDLTEQRIVQAVSSQLDQRGLRPVAAGSKPDLLVQTWLIVANRQEQVVTNYGYGGPWGGPWGGYWGGPWEGYWGAPMYNETRNVVYQVGTLQIDLIDAKDGKLVWRGSAEKVVDSSPTPAERSATIQQAVTKILSTYPPK
- a CDS encoding pilus assembly protein TadG-related protein, with the translated sequence MSPQLRGMGFYGPRQQHGAIGLMAAVTLGMVLLFMLLVVDSGRLYLEQRKLQRVADMAVLEAVSRGGNCAGASTAAGFANQSATRNSFTPGSVQKVNTTCGTLSTNSSQLRVFTADATKSDAIRVIATTTVPTSVAGGLWSMFSKNGFNLNTNLTASAVGSVGGGPLAQISIRSTLVTISSQSEASALNALFSKLLGSDVVLSIAGWNGLINGDINLLKFMDQLALDLHISAGNYDQLLSTSTNLTQFLTTAITVANNNGATADIKTALGNLKVPGINSTPLKLGDILKLQSGTPSSGLDANLQLIQFLEASIQAANKNSGLAITLPVSLLGIANVTTQAKIIEPQQFSAMGDPRLAKTDPLGANRIYVRTAQVRTLISVHINGLPGAAGIVNALSGLIGSLSSVLSGVLSLNLVTTLDSTLCLLGKKCKQIDPQLVASPHIDISIDAGGATAYVTDFTCPSGSNQTKSLTLRTESSLADIRIGLIDATAAFSSSTPPAYTPAPLVDIGIQTCQKLLGIGSCVDRVAFAGGGLGIATSTSVVGSTGNMIYSSSAPLFAVPANIKDASSLQAMPSNPNIVSSLANTLAGVKIQAYTPTQSNPLGNLIVGAESLITGVTNILTPLILNVLNPLLTPILNNVLKLLGVSLVDVQVGANLSCNQGGRAQLVL
- a CDS encoding ATP-binding protein — translated: MSPSEGLFGRLLGRTDERLPESTDPQSRTHAGIQLMLDPLGHVIEIHGLQRYGLARGSDDGSPRLLLSYLVPGSTLALEGVPADWVGHSLDLDFQCAGLRVVHTRGWVQPQGGSWLLQLLDISDLRLGSEQARSRERCTQLILGLAGQLRQCSSSRLSEVMHEALRSVAQHGRVPCMALALREGPQASWYMHSTYHAFDAPQLWLPEQNLGSLLDPLGGTSPQRVERDGNPRLNDLFGNADGVLVPYSDQQGLCAWLMLGFYPASLHGPQMSESDWMQVCAALAAPLLDRLREQQHLQQSERMEALQGLLGTGWWEWSSTSELLELAPQLAINLDAVAEPQAMTRQAWLALFHPADRDELSGRFNELLEHGKELLLFARVHEPQATEPARWYRIQGQVLGSGTRRRIVGFMLDVSDIKNQQQQVAAAHARLDNLIASSPAVIYVQRYVEGALVPAFFSDSLKPLLGWTLEECTSETLIEWVHPDDLEQFFGRTRQLLREGSARNRYRLRDRRGDYHWLLDEAKLLRNDLGLPVEVVGLWLDITEATEAAERVKNSEERYRILVEDSPAMICRYLPDLTLTFGNQPLASYLECTTAQLPGINLSSWLSTEQREAFVQRIAGLTPQAPVSTAEISLQLPGREYAWWVWSDRGIFDEQGNLLEVQAVGRDNTEVRRSQQQLTHSAKMATLGEMATGLAHEINQPLNVMRMAVVNVLKRLGNGDAQIDYLQDKLTRIDGQIQRAARVVDHLRVFGRRSEIEQQVFNPAQAMEGSVALLGEGLRGKGVQLRSEGQACAVQVRGHVDQLEQVLINLMVNARDALMSKRETDRDFEPWIALSVESDAQSVRLWVDDNAGGIDPRLLERIFEPFFTTKPIGLGTGLGLSVSYGIIDNMGGRLSVSNTEHGARFCVELPLVAA